A genomic region of Trichothermofontia sichuanensis B231 contains the following coding sequences:
- the infA gene encoding translation initiation factor IF-1 translates to MAKQDLIEMEGTVTESLPNAMFRVDLDNGFNVLAHISGKIRRNYIKILPGDRVKVELTPYDLSKGRITYRLRKK, encoded by the coding sequence TTGGCTAAACAAGATCTAATTGAAATGGAAGGAACGGTAACAGAGTCCCTGCCGAATGCGATGTTCCGGGTGGATCTGGACAATGGCTTTAATGTCTTGGCCCATATCTCCGGTAAGATTCGGCGCAACTATATCAAAATCCTACCGGGCGATCGAGTCAAAGTGGAACTCACTCCCTACGACTTGAGCAAAGGGCGGATTACCTATCGTCTGCGCAAAAAATAG
- a CDS encoding adenylate kinase: protein MKRLVFLGPPGSGKGTQAVRLADRCQIPHISTGDLLRAAVAQQTELGIKAKAYMDRGELVPDELVLGMVKTRLGEPDTASGWILDGFPRNRAQAEALDAMLATLGQVCDYALNLEVPDTELIQRLLARGRQDDNEAVIRRRLEVYREQTLPMLAFYEDQGKLVAINGHQSMDAVTAALEQAIAA, encoded by the coding sequence GTGAAGCGTTTAGTGTTTTTAGGCCCCCCCGGTTCAGGCAAAGGAACCCAGGCCGTCCGACTGGCCGATCGCTGCCAGATTCCTCACATTTCCACGGGTGATCTCCTGCGGGCGGCAGTGGCCCAGCAAACCGAACTAGGGATAAAGGCCAAAGCCTATATGGATCGGGGTGAACTGGTCCCGGACGAGTTGGTCTTGGGGATGGTGAAAACCCGCCTAGGCGAACCCGATACGGCCTCCGGCTGGATTCTGGATGGTTTTCCTCGCAACCGTGCCCAAGCCGAGGCCCTGGATGCGATGCTGGCAACCCTGGGGCAAGTTTGCGACTACGCCCTGAACCTGGAGGTCCCGGACACTGAACTAATCCAGCGTCTGTTGGCACGGGGGCGACAGGACGATAACGAAGCAGTGATCCGCCGCCGCCTCGAGGTCTACCGGGAGCAAACCTTGCCCATGCTCGCCTTCTACGAAGACCAGGGCAAGTTGGTGGCGATTAACGGTCACCAGAGTATGGATGCAGTGACAGCAGCCCTAGAGCAAGCGATCGCCGCCTAG
- the rpmJ gene encoding 50S ribosomal protein L36: MKVRASVKKICEKCRIIRRHGRVMVICSNPKHKQRQG; encoded by the coding sequence ATGAAAGTTCGAGCATCTGTCAAAAAAATCTGCGAAAAGTGTCGCATTATCCGCCGACACGGTCGAGTTATGGTGATCTGCTCCAACCCGAAGCACAAGCAGCGGCAGGGCTAG
- the rpsK gene encoding 30S ribosomal protein S11: protein MARQTGKRSGTKKQRRNVPNGVVYIQSTFNNTIVTITDPIGEVIAWASAGSSGFKGAKKGTPFAAQTAAEGAARRAADQGMRQVEVMVSGPGAGRETAIRALQGAGLEITLIRDVTPIPHNGCRPPKRRRV, encoded by the coding sequence ATGGCGCGACAAACCGGTAAGCGAAGCGGAACCAAGAAGCAACGGCGTAATGTCCCCAACGGTGTGGTTTATATCCAATCGACGTTCAACAACACGATCGTGACCATTACCGATCCGATCGGGGAAGTGATTGCCTGGGCATCAGCGGGATCGAGCGGCTTTAAAGGGGCCAAAAAGGGAACGCCCTTTGCTGCCCAAACTGCGGCGGAAGGGGCGGCGCGTCGGGCCGCAGACCAAGGGATGCGCCAAGTTGAAGTGATGGTGAGTGGACCGGGAGCGGGCCGGGAAACTGCCATCCGAGCACTCCAGGGCGCTGGCCTAGAGATTACGCTCATTCGTGACGTGACCCCGATTCCTCACAACGGTTGCCGCCCCCCCAAGCGTCGTCGAGTATAG
- a CDS encoding DNA-directed RNA polymerase subunit alpha, whose protein sequence is MTPFECKVESNEYNYGKFILEPLDRGQGTTVGNALRRVLLSNLEGAAVTAVRIAGVNHEFATIPGVREDVLDILLNMKKVIFRNYSSQPQIGRLRIHGPATVTAGSFSEDLPTDLEVINTDQYIATLAAGATLEMEFRVERGKGYRTVDRMRDETTAIDFLQIDAVFMPVTRVNYSVEAIHSGPGIEQDRLILEVWTNGSYTPKEALSQAAEILTNLFSPLKDISSQTPGPDETKPGDDREHQIPIEELQLSVRAYNCLKRAQINSVADLLDYSQEDLLEIKNFGQKSAEEVIQALQDRLGITLPQEKSHK, encoded by the coding sequence GTGACTCCGTTTGAATGCAAGGTTGAGTCCAATGAGTATAACTACGGTAAGTTTATCCTGGAACCCCTGGATCGGGGGCAGGGGACGACTGTTGGCAATGCCCTGCGGCGGGTGTTGTTATCAAACTTGGAAGGGGCGGCGGTGACGGCAGTTCGGATCGCTGGTGTGAACCATGAATTTGCTACCATTCCAGGGGTACGGGAGGATGTGTTGGACATTCTCCTGAATATGAAGAAGGTGATCTTTCGTAATTATTCTTCCCAACCCCAGATTGGGCGCTTGCGGATTCACGGACCGGCGACGGTGACAGCGGGAAGCTTTAGTGAAGACTTGCCCACTGATCTGGAAGTGATTAACACAGACCAATATATTGCGACGCTGGCGGCGGGAGCCACGCTGGAGATGGAATTCCGGGTCGAACGCGGCAAGGGCTATCGTACGGTTGATCGGATGCGGGATGAAACAACCGCGATCGATTTTCTCCAGATCGATGCTGTTTTTATGCCGGTTACCCGTGTGAATTATAGTGTGGAAGCGATTCATAGTGGTCCTGGCATTGAGCAGGATCGTTTGATCCTGGAAGTGTGGACCAATGGCAGTTATACTCCCAAAGAGGCGCTCAGTCAGGCAGCCGAGATCTTAACCAATCTGTTTAGTCCCCTGAAGGATATCTCTTCCCAGACACCGGGACCGGATGAAACGAAGCCAGGTGACGATCGCGAGCACCAGATTCCGATTGAGGAGTTGCAGTTGTCGGTTCGGGCCTATAACTGCTTGAAGCGGGCGCAGATCAACTCTGTCGCTGACCTGCTTGACTACTCCCAGGAAGACCTGTTGGAGATCAAGAACTTTGGCCAGAAGTCTGCG
- the rpsM gene encoding 30S ribosomal protein S13, with protein sequence MARIAGVDLPRDKRVEIGLTYIYGIGLTRSQKILAATGINPDTRVKDLTDAEVAALREAVETGYQVEGDLRRLESMNIKRLMDIGTYRGRRHRMGLPVRGQRTRTNARTRRGGVRRTVAGKRKATAKK encoded by the coding sequence GTGGCAAGAATTGCGGGTGTAGACCTCCCGCGCGATAAGCGGGTCGAAATTGGTTTGACGTACATTTACGGGATTGGCCTGACCCGATCGCAAAAAATTTTGGCAGCCACTGGGATTAACCCAGATACCCGTGTCAAGGATCTGACTGACGCCGAGGTGGCGGCCCTGCGGGAAGCCGTGGAAACTGGCTACCAGGTCGAAGGGGATCTGCGGCGGTTAGAAAGCATGAACATCAAGCGATTGATGGACATCGGTACCTATCGGGGGCGGCGGCATCGGATGGGGTTGCCTGTGCGGGGCCAGCGCACCCGGACCAATGCCCGCACCCGCCGGGGTGGGGTTCGGCGCACAGTGGCTGGCAAGCGCAAGGCAACGGCGAAGAAGTAG